A single Vibrio sp. YMD68 DNA region contains:
- a CDS encoding LysR family transcriptional regulator: MKLDDLNLFRLVVENGSYTATSRKTLVPVATITRRIQALEESLNLRLLNRHARKLSLTEAGERFFNECGPLLQRLTSMTEELSDECRGAAGKIKLSAPSNLTKRLMMPMLNAFMKRYPDINIELAMSNHADELDPTEWDVIFRVGPQRDSSLIARKISGVKDILVASPEYLASVPELKHAEELSDHALLKGHPLIRWQLSNASGETVVNNDKGRFSASTLNIVRTACSDGLGITLMPDVMLKEYIENGELIRVLSDWSANPRDIYMLYNHKAHQPEKVRLFIDFVIEYSQPK, translated from the coding sequence ATGAAATTAGACGACCTAAATCTCTTTAGACTTGTTGTCGAGAATGGGAGCTACACCGCAACTTCTCGAAAAACCCTAGTTCCTGTGGCAACCATTACTAGACGTATTCAAGCCTTGGAAGAATCCCTAAATCTTCGATTGCTGAACCGCCATGCGCGTAAACTTTCCCTAACGGAAGCAGGTGAACGTTTCTTCAATGAGTGCGGGCCGTTATTACAGCGACTCACCTCGATGACTGAAGAACTGTCCGATGAGTGCCGAGGAGCCGCAGGCAAGATCAAGCTCTCTGCGCCTTCTAACCTGACAAAGCGTTTGATGATGCCGATGTTAAACGCATTCATGAAACGATACCCTGACATCAATATCGAGTTGGCGATGAGCAACCACGCCGATGAGCTAGACCCAACTGAGTGGGACGTTATCTTTCGAGTCGGGCCACAACGAGACTCTAGCCTCATTGCACGGAAAATTAGCGGAGTAAAAGATATATTGGTGGCTAGCCCTGAATACTTGGCATCGGTACCAGAGCTAAAACATGCAGAAGAGCTCAGTGATCATGCATTATTAAAGGGTCATCCGCTGATTCGTTGGCAGTTATCTAACGCTTCTGGTGAAACGGTAGTCAATAATGACAAAGGCCGTTTTAGTGCCAGTACTCTCAATATTGTCAGAACAGCCTGCTCTGACGGTTTAGGCATCACGCTTATGCCCGATGTGATGCTAAAAGAGTATATTGAGAATGGTGAGTTAATTAGGGTTCTCAGCGACTGGAGTGCCAACCCGAGAGATATCTATATGCTTTATAACCACAAAGCGCATCAGCCTGAAAAAGTACGCCTATTTATTGATTTTGTTATCGAGTACTCGCAACCGAAATAA
- a CDS encoding DUF3379 family protein produces the protein MDDLEFRRHVMSDPKQRDQDIIDAINSNEANAKFLDDVLDLDNRILKAMNVDVPEDLADKILFSQPDEEPNVVRPNFVKRSMAFAASVAFAFGLLAGQLNWGNLLVSPAQASLADTAIKHVIDERDFISPLDERVGLFQINAKMLPFKMKFEDDFPYHVYYLNHCGFGDSNALHMVFAGEHGRVTLFITNISQEDRKVFDQKGMTGVVEPLANASLIVVGEEGENVAKIASSVISSL, from the coding sequence ATGGATGATTTAGAATTTCGCCGCCATGTCATGTCTGATCCTAAGCAACGTGATCAAGACATTATAGACGCGATAAACAGCAACGAAGCCAACGCGAAGTTTTTAGACGATGTTCTTGATCTCGACAATAGAATTCTAAAGGCCATGAATGTTGATGTGCCTGAAGATCTCGCTGATAAAATTCTATTCAGCCAGCCAGATGAAGAACCCAATGTTGTTCGGCCTAACTTTGTTAAGCGTTCAATGGCATTCGCGGCCTCTGTTGCTTTTGCCTTTGGTCTGTTAGCGGGGCAACTCAACTGGGGGAATCTGCTTGTTTCTCCTGCTCAGGCGAGTCTGGCTGACACGGCAATAAAACATGTCATTGATGAACGCGACTTTATTTCGCCGCTTGATGAGCGGGTTGGTCTATTTCAGATCAATGCCAAGATGCTGCCGTTTAAAATGAAATTTGAAGATGATTTTCCTTACCATGTTTACTATTTGAATCACTGCGGTTTTGGTGATTCTAACGCACTGCACATGGTCTTTGCCGGTGAACATGGAAGAGTGACCCTATTCATCACCAACATCTCTCAAGAAGATCGTAAGGTCTTTGACCAAAAAGGCATGACGGGCGTTGTTGAACCATTAGCAAACGCAAGCTTAATCGTGGTGGGTGAGGAAGGCGAAAACGTCGCTAAAATTGCCTCGTCGGTGATATCTAGCCTATAA
- a CDS encoding MlaA family lipoprotein, whose translation MDLNRVRFIKLTLLSVLLTGCASSPDDSASDDAARGYSAPNHSTAGDSALSNNPENGNPPHSSGANPSGNEGDPFESFNRTMWALNFDYLDPYLVRPTSLAYVNYVPSPIRKGIANFLSNLDEPSSVVNNLIMGNGEKALDHFNRFWLNSTLGLLGVIDIASEAGITRHGEKVFSDAVGHYDVGNGPYVMVPAYGPWTVREATDVVDSLYAPLSYLNIWAGLSKWALEGMESRARLVSQESMLYDSPDPYALSKEVYLQNQDFRAEIERDNYDEDEEDFLDDYLDEEF comes from the coding sequence ATGGATTTAAACCGAGTGCGTTTTATTAAGCTCACACTGCTGTCTGTTTTATTGACGGGCTGTGCTTCTTCACCTGATGATTCCGCATCAGATGATGCAGCGCGTGGTTATTCAGCCCCAAATCATTCCACGGCGGGTGATAGCGCCTTGTCGAATAACCCTGAAAACGGTAACCCACCGCACAGTTCTGGAGCCAACCCATCAGGAAACGAAGGTGATCCGTTTGAAAGTTTCAACCGCACTATGTGGGCGCTCAACTTCGATTATCTAGATCCTTACTTGGTTCGTCCAACCTCATTGGCCTATGTCAATTATGTCCCTTCGCCGATTCGAAAGGGCATTGCGAACTTTCTTTCGAATTTGGATGAACCGTCGAGCGTGGTCAATAACCTCATTATGGGGAACGGTGAAAAAGCCTTAGATCATTTTAATCGCTTTTGGTTGAACTCAACATTGGGTTTGCTTGGCGTGATTGATATTGCTTCTGAAGCGGGGATTACCAGACACGGCGAAAAAGTATTCAGTGATGCTGTTGGTCACTATGACGTAGGTAACGGGCCTTATGTGATGGTACCGGCTTATGGTCCTTGGACTGTGCGTGAAGCAACAGATGTCGTCGACAGCTTGTACGCGCCACTCTCTTACCTCAATATTTGGGCTGGGCTAAGCAAGTGGGCGTTAGAAGGGATGGAGTCGCGTGCTCGTTTAGTGTCGCAAGAATCCATGCTCTACGATTCACCTGACCCATATGCACTGAGCAAAGAAGTCTATTTACAGAATCAAGATTTTAGAGCCGAGATTGAACGAGATAATTACGATGAAGATGAAGAAGATTTTCTCGATGACTATCTTGATGAAGAATTTTAG
- a CDS encoding outer membrane protein transport protein translates to MNNSRLFKKSLLAVTIASASLASAQVAAAGFQLNAQSATGLGRAFAGDAVIADNASVMARNPAAMALFDSVELSLGFTSITSQIEVKDATYCGPTCQVTGGAMGSENANYSDAGDTSLVPNIHLIVPVNDKFAWGVNAYTNFGTKTEFDSTYAGYEYGGLTDVKSMNLGLAGSYRLNEQWSFGAGLDLIYGQGKLQRSFSPAIAGALGTDKALDVDADGWAVGFNLGTVYELDENNRFGLAYHYSPELEADGDVTFKGVKYSDDTLLMPLPDMLEFSGFHKITDTKFAVHYSVQWIGWSAFDVLKSEKAGELNQYKWQDGMHYSLGGTYFLNQDWTLRAGYMYDTSAQDELTSISVPDSDRQWFSAGFTYHIDTASNIDFGFTYLLGDDVKVSESNANPFFGTAHPTGTAENISSISGTTHANAILVGLQYSRSF, encoded by the coding sequence ATGAACAACTCGCGTCTGTTTAAAAAATCGCTTCTCGCAGTCACCATCGCCTCAGCTTCTCTTGCCTCTGCGCAAGTAGCAGCAGCAGGTTTCCAACTTAACGCTCAATCTGCAACTGGCCTTGGCCGCGCATTCGCTGGTGACGCCGTTATCGCCGATAACGCATCAGTCATGGCACGTAACCCAGCAGCAATGGCATTGTTTGACTCTGTTGAATTGTCGCTGGGTTTCACATCTATTACTTCTCAAATTGAAGTGAAAGACGCAACTTACTGTGGACCAACTTGCCAAGTTACTGGCGGAGCTATGGGCTCAGAAAACGCCAATTACAGTGATGCAGGCGATACGTCACTTGTGCCAAACATCCATTTGATAGTGCCTGTAAACGATAAGTTTGCATGGGGTGTTAATGCTTATACTAACTTTGGTACAAAAACAGAATTTGATAGCACATACGCTGGCTATGAATATGGCGGTTTGACCGATGTTAAGAGCATGAACCTTGGTCTTGCTGGTTCTTACCGTTTGAACGAGCAATGGAGCTTTGGTGCCGGCCTCGATCTAATCTATGGTCAAGGTAAGCTACAAAGAAGCTTTAGCCCTGCAATTGCAGGCGCATTAGGTACGGACAAAGCACTAGATGTAGATGCTGACGGTTGGGCTGTTGGATTTAACCTAGGTACTGTTTATGAGTTGGACGAAAACAATCGTTTTGGTTTAGCTTATCACTACAGCCCTGAGTTAGAAGCAGATGGAGACGTGACATTTAAAGGTGTTAAATATTCAGACGATACTTTGTTAATGCCACTACCTGATATGCTAGAGTTCTCTGGTTTCCATAAAATAACGGACACTAAATTTGCAGTTCACTATAGTGTTCAGTGGATCGGCTGGAGCGCATTTGATGTACTTAAAAGCGAAAAAGCTGGTGAGCTAAATCAGTATAAATGGCAAGATGGTATGCACTACTCACTGGGTGGTACTTATTTCTTGAATCAAGATTGGACACTACGTGCAGGTTACATGTACGACACGAGTGCACAAGATGAGCTTACTTCGATTTCAGTACCAGATTCAGATCGCCAATGGTTCTCTGCAGGTTTCACATACCATATCGACACAGCATCAAACATAGACTTTGGTTTCACATACCTACTTGGTGACGATGTAAAAGTTTCTGAATCTAACGCAAACCCATTCTTTGGTACTGCGCACCCAACAGGTACAGCGGAAAACATATCTAGTATTTCTGGCACAACTCACGCAAATGCTATCCTAGTCGGTCTTCAATACAGCCGTAGCTTCTAA
- the fadI gene encoding acetyl-CoA C-acyltransferase FadI, with protein sequence MNKQILQTRSGERIAIVAGLRTPFARQSTEFSHVPAVDLGKMVVNELLARSEVPAELIDQVVFGQVVQMPEAPNIAREIVLGTGMNIHTDAYSVTRACATSFQSAANVAESIVSGTIDIGIAGGADSSSVLPIGVSKKLAANLLALSKTKTVGQKLKILKNLSLKDLVPVPPAVAEYSTGISMGQTAEQMAKTHGISREDQDALAHRSHTLAAKAWDEGKISGEVMTAFPDPYKKWIDKDNNIRLDSSLEGYAKLRPAFDRQYGSVTAANSTPLTDGAAAVMLMREGRAKELGLEVMGYIRSYAFSAIGVEKDMLMGPSFATPIALARAGIELSDLTLIDMHEAFAAQALSNVKMFASDSFAQQHLGRGKAIGEIDMDKFNVLGGSLAYGHPFAATGARMITQTLRELKRRGGGLALNTACAAGGLGAAMILEVE encoded by the coding sequence ATCAATAAGCAGATACTGCAAACACGTTCCGGTGAACGTATTGCTATCGTTGCGGGGCTTCGAACCCCTTTCGCTCGTCAAAGTACTGAATTTAGCCATGTACCTGCCGTTGATCTCGGGAAAATGGTGGTCAACGAGCTACTCGCACGCAGCGAAGTTCCTGCGGAATTGATCGATCAAGTGGTGTTTGGCCAGGTAGTTCAAATGCCTGAAGCCCCAAATATTGCTCGCGAGATAGTGCTGGGTACTGGAATGAACATTCATACTGATGCTTACAGCGTGACCCGTGCATGTGCAACGAGTTTTCAATCGGCAGCGAATGTAGCCGAGAGTATTGTTTCTGGCACTATCGATATTGGTATTGCTGGGGGCGCGGATTCTTCATCGGTTCTTCCGATAGGTGTGTCAAAAAAACTGGCCGCTAACTTACTGGCGTTGAGCAAAACCAAAACCGTTGGGCAAAAGCTGAAAATCCTTAAAAACCTATCTCTTAAAGATCTGGTTCCTGTACCGCCTGCCGTTGCGGAGTATTCAACGGGCATCTCCATGGGGCAAACCGCGGAACAGATGGCGAAAACGCATGGTATTTCGAGAGAAGATCAGGATGCGTTAGCGCACCGTTCCCACACGCTTGCAGCAAAAGCTTGGGATGAAGGAAAGATTTCAGGTGAGGTCATGACCGCCTTCCCTGACCCGTATAAAAAGTGGATAGATAAAGACAACAACATTCGTTTAGATTCCAGCCTAGAAGGGTACGCCAAGTTGCGTCCTGCGTTTGATCGTCAATACGGCTCCGTCACTGCAGCAAACAGTACACCTCTGACCGATGGTGCTGCCGCTGTTATGTTAATGAGAGAAGGACGCGCAAAAGAGCTGGGCCTTGAAGTCATGGGTTACATTCGTTCCTACGCTTTTTCTGCCATTGGCGTTGAGAAAGATATGCTCATGGGGCCATCGTTCGCCACTCCTATCGCACTCGCTAGGGCAGGCATTGAGCTTTCCGATCTTACGTTGATCGATATGCACGAAGCGTTTGCAGCGCAGGCGCTTTCTAATGTGAAGATGTTCGCCAGTGACAGTTTTGCTCAGCAGCATTTAGGCCGAGGCAAAGCGATTGGTGAGATTGATATGGATAAATTTAACGTACTTGGCGGTTCGCTAGCGTACGGGCACCCATTTGCAGCAACGGGGGCAAGAATGATCACTCAAACACTGCGTGAATTAAAACGTCGTGGTGGTGGATTGGCGCTCAATACCGCGTGTGCAGCGGGTGGCTTAGGTGCAGCAATGATTTTGGAGGTTGAATAA
- a CDS encoding response regulator: MYKSHNTAAVHSAYPAPDNKLILLVDDDPVFRRIAGGYLESQGYGVVEAENGLEALKKLRLDEPDLIISDLSMPVLNGIEFAEEVSLEYPSLPLIVVSATDDMADVAKALKFGIKDFLPKPMTNFEHLGSAIESTIEDSSDHLSDMRDFATQWFQVDDGGEVPEDQELHWHLEYLQENPSAARDLLHALLPEKDTSQGVWKCNYRLLQSTESMPLVFDYAWLMDGQFVFYLVDASSSETHGAATTLLVRALFHDYLRNLKSANVDLKDLGTIIERGISCSTCANPVNAIFGIADLAEGSVTILPAGLDARWSNGYASQHIAGGVMLGDNCNKNFMTADLAINSACQLSLSKLGVSSFALDIYQGANA; the protein is encoded by the coding sequence ATGTACAAAAGTCACAACACGGCTGCGGTGCATTCGGCATACCCGGCACCCGATAACAAGTTAATTTTGCTCGTCGATGACGACCCTGTGTTTCGTCGCATCGCGGGTGGGTATTTAGAGAGTCAAGGTTATGGTGTTGTCGAAGCTGAAAATGGCTTAGAAGCACTGAAAAAACTCAGATTGGATGAACCTGATCTGATTATTAGCGATTTATCCATGCCGGTCTTAAATGGCATTGAGTTCGCAGAAGAAGTGAGCTTGGAGTATCCATCGTTACCTCTGATTGTGGTTTCCGCAACGGACGACATGGCGGATGTTGCTAAGGCTTTGAAATTTGGCATCAAAGATTTTTTGCCAAAACCTATGACCAACTTTGAGCACTTGGGCAGCGCCATTGAAAGCACGATAGAAGACAGCAGTGATCACCTGTCTGATATGCGCGACTTTGCGACCCAGTGGTTTCAGGTGGATGATGGCGGCGAAGTGCCAGAAGATCAGGAACTGCACTGGCATTTAGAATACTTGCAAGAAAACCCAAGTGCAGCGAGAGATCTTCTTCATGCGCTATTGCCAGAAAAAGACACATCACAAGGCGTTTGGAAGTGTAACTATCGGTTGCTCCAATCGACAGAAAGCATGCCATTAGTATTTGACTATGCGTGGTTGATGGATGGTCAGTTTGTTTTCTATCTCGTTGATGCGTCGTCGAGTGAAACCCATGGTGCGGCAACAACGTTACTGGTAAGAGCGCTATTCCATGATTATTTGAGAAACCTTAAGAGTGCTAATGTTGACTTGAAAGATCTTGGGACGATTATTGAAAGAGGAATCAGTTGCTCAACCTGCGCTAACCCTGTGAATGCGATATTTGGTATTGCCGACCTAGCAGAAGGTTCGGTCACGATACTGCCCGCAGGTTTAGATGCTCGGTGGTCCAATGGGTACGCTTCTCAGCACATCGCTGGTGGTGTGATGTTAGGCGATAACTGTAATAAGAACTTTATGACCGCTGATCTTGCTATCAATAGCGCGTGCCAACTTTCTTTGAGTAAATTA
- a CDS encoding outer membrane protein transport protein, which yields MDFNNSKKTLLASAVAFGLLSTSSAVFAAGFQLAEYSATGLGRAYAGEAAMADNASAQWRNPAMMTYLSGTQISVGAIYVDPNIDVNGQINGALNTQSDDFANSAVIPNFYVSHQLNEQLVLGVAFGTNYGMETEMNKDFAANHFGNEAMVKSMEANLNVGYQLNEALSVGGGIRYVMGEGHFGATSPAQSEPTLPQGTTLKYMEGDDTAWGWQVGTAWQINDDHRVGFAYKSEVELKLEGYAEGIGFGIPSATRDNGYMNLALPATAEIASFHQLNEQLAIHASVNWTDWSSFEKLEAHLETYGTHMVKVENWEDNYRFAIGATYQLNQKTALRTGVAYDTSAVNDKNRTITIPETDRTWLSIGASHDISEQLTLDAGFTYILAKDANISESRGYASDDAAQAVGGAFTGTTSGSVWLLGVQANYTF from the coding sequence ATGGACTTCAATAATTCAAAAAAAACACTACTAGCTAGCGCAGTTGCCTTTGGTCTGCTTTCTACTTCTTCTGCCGTATTTGCCGCAGGCTTTCAGCTAGCAGAATACTCAGCCACAGGCCTTGGCCGAGCTTATGCAGGCGAAGCCGCCATGGCTGATAATGCCAGCGCACAATGGCGTAACCCCGCAATGATGACGTATCTTTCTGGTACTCAAATATCTGTCGGTGCTATCTACGTTGACCCAAACATTGATGTGAATGGACAGATCAACGGCGCGCTCAATACACAATCAGACGATTTCGCAAACAGCGCCGTTATTCCTAATTTCTATGTTTCTCACCAGCTCAATGAGCAACTGGTACTTGGTGTCGCATTTGGCACGAATTACGGCATGGAAACCGAGATGAATAAAGACTTCGCTGCCAATCACTTTGGTAACGAAGCCATGGTTAAAAGCATGGAAGCAAACCTCAACGTAGGGTACCAGCTGAATGAAGCGCTTAGCGTTGGCGGCGGTATTCGTTATGTCATGGGTGAAGGGCATTTCGGTGCAACTTCTCCAGCTCAATCAGAACCCACTCTACCTCAGGGTACAACACTCAAGTACATGGAAGGTGATGACACAGCATGGGGTTGGCAAGTCGGTACGGCATGGCAAATTAACGACGATCACCGAGTTGGTTTCGCGTATAAATCAGAAGTAGAACTAAAACTAGAAGGTTACGCGGAAGGGATCGGCTTTGGCATTCCTTCAGCCACTCGTGATAACGGCTACATGAACCTCGCTCTACCCGCAACCGCAGAGATCGCGAGTTTTCATCAGCTTAACGAGCAATTGGCCATTCATGCAAGCGTAAACTGGACGGACTGGAGCAGCTTTGAAAAGCTAGAAGCTCATTTAGAGACGTACGGGACTCATATGGTCAAGGTCGAAAACTGGGAAGACAACTACCGTTTCGCAATAGGCGCGACTTATCAGCTCAACCAAAAGACCGCACTTCGAACAGGCGTTGCCTACGACACGTCTGCGGTAAATGACAAGAATCGCACAATCACCATTCCAGAAACGGACCGTACTTGGCTTAGTATCGGTGCAAGCCATGACATAAGTGAACAGCTGACTCTAGATGCGGGCTTTACTTACATTCTGGCTAAAGACGCCAATATCAGTGAATCTCGTGGTTACGCATCCGATGATGCAGCTCAGGCTGTTGGCGGCGCATTCACAGGAACAACATCAGGAAGTGTTTGGTTACTTGGCGTTCAAGCGAACTACACGTTCTAG
- a CDS encoding NAD(P)H nitroreductase encodes MDALDLLLNRRSIAKLSAPAPEGVALENIIKAGLRAPDHAALTPWHFVIAQGTGLNKLAAILEQSAINAGREEAVIEKAKKAPFRAPMVITVIAKITPHEKVPAVEQVISAGCAAHAMQMAAVAQGFQGFWRSGKWMFDSEVRKALGASEQDEIVGFLYLGTPGCTPMKVPERELSKFVSFL; translated from the coding sequence ATGGATGCTCTTGATTTATTGCTCAATCGTCGCTCGATAGCAAAGTTGTCAGCGCCGGCTCCTGAGGGGGTAGCATTAGAGAATATTATTAAGGCTGGATTACGAGCGCCAGATCATGCCGCGTTGACTCCTTGGCATTTTGTGATTGCACAAGGTACGGGGTTAAACAAACTTGCTGCGATATTAGAACAATCGGCAATTAATGCGGGTAGAGAAGAGGCGGTGATAGAGAAAGCCAAAAAGGCGCCTTTTCGAGCACCGATGGTGATCACCGTGATTGCGAAAATTACGCCTCATGAAAAAGTCCCTGCGGTAGAGCAAGTAATCTCGGCAGGATGTGCGGCTCACGCAATGCAAATGGCAGCAGTAGCGCAAGGCTTTCAAGGTTTTTGGCGTTCTGGGAAGTGGATGTTCGATTCTGAGGTGAGAAAAGCATTAGGTGCTAGCGAACAAGATGAGATTGTTGGCTTTTTGTATCTTGGAACACCCGGTTGCACACCAATGAAAGTGCCAGAAAGAGAGTTGTCGAAATTTGTATCGTTCTTGTAA
- a CDS encoding sigma-70 family RNA polymerase sigma factor, with amino-acid sequence METYVSIIEFFGKKNPKRTVNSDMDKQRKYEALVRAYHRDLFRYGFWLCKDKSIAEDLVQETCLRAWKSLDSLQDEKAAKSWLITILRRENARRFERKQFDLVDIDDYSNDAIVSDDAHHQSEWVQTLIMKLDVEYREPLFLQVVGGFSGEEIGSILELNKNTVMTRLFRARNQLKEMMESSQSTRGQQNG; translated from the coding sequence ATGGAGACTTATGTGTCAATAATCGAATTCTTTGGAAAGAAAAATCCAAAACGTACGGTCAACTCTGATATGGACAAACAAAGAAAATATGAAGCGCTCGTACGTGCTTATCATCGCGACCTGTTTCGATATGGCTTTTGGCTATGCAAAGATAAAAGCATTGCTGAAGATCTGGTGCAAGAGACCTGCTTAAGAGCATGGAAATCACTTGATAGCTTACAAGATGAGAAAGCAGCAAAATCGTGGCTCATTACGATATTGAGACGTGAGAATGCTCGCCGCTTTGAACGAAAGCAGTTCGATTTAGTCGACATCGATGATTACAGTAATGATGCCATCGTCAGCGATGATGCTCATCACCAATCTGAATGGGTACAAACATTGATCATGAAATTGGATGTCGAATATCGCGAACCACTCTTTTTACAGGTTGTCGGCGGATTTAGTGGTGAAGAGATAGGTTCGATTCTCGAACTCAATAAAAACACTGTCATGACACGACTGTTCAGAGCACGAAACCAATTAAAAGAGATGATGGAGTCATCACAATCTACAAGAGGGCAGCAAAATGGATGA
- the fadJ gene encoding fatty acid oxidation complex subunit alpha FadJ produces the protein MSQSKAFHLKVDENKVAWLSIDVPGEKMNTLQSAFVSEIKDILVELESYQDELKGVIIHSDKPDNFIAGADIRMLAECKTAQEAQALAVQGQEMFQALSDLPYPVVAAIHGPCLGGGLELALACDYRVCTDSDKTRLGLPEVQLGLLPGSGGTQRLPRLIGLLPSLDMILTGKQLRAKKAKKLGVVDACVPQSILFDVALSMLDKASKNKHKKKKSSTKEKLMSNTGLGRKVIFEQAAKKTAQKTRGNYPAVDSILEVIRYGLEKGIKKGLEQEAKRFGELVMTEESKALRSIFFATTEMKKEHGSSAEPANIDQVAVLGGGLMGAGISHVTVTKAKLPVRIKDVSNDGVLNALRYNNKLFDKQRKRRIISKAQQQSKMMQISGGIDFARFNTMDVVIEAVFEDLDLKQQMVADVESNVKESTIFATNTSSLPIAKIAEKALRPQNVIGLHYFSPVEKMPLVEVIPHQSTSDETISTVVALAKKQGKTPIVVKDCAGFYVNRILAPYMNEAAEVLLSGEPIEHLDQALLNFGFPVGPITLLDEVGIDIGAKIMPILVSELGERFQGPDVFDTLLNDGRKGRKSNKGFYSYKGKKKEVDKSVYKLLKLNPDIRSSEKDIAIRCTLLMLNEAVRCLDEGIIRSARDGDIGAIFGIGFPPFLGGPFRYIDKLGVKTVVEMLNQHAERYGNRFAPCDGLLTRAGIGESFYSDAKKSQDEPQGDNAE, from the coding sequence ATGTCTCAGTCTAAAGCGTTCCACTTGAAAGTGGATGAGAATAAGGTGGCTTGGCTTTCAATTGATGTGCCGGGCGAGAAGATGAACACGCTTCAGTCTGCCTTTGTTTCCGAAATTAAAGATATTTTGGTTGAACTTGAATCTTATCAAGATGAGCTCAAGGGCGTGATTATCCATTCCGATAAGCCCGACAACTTTATTGCGGGGGCCGATATTCGCATGTTGGCTGAATGCAAAACAGCCCAAGAAGCGCAAGCGCTCGCAGTGCAAGGGCAGGAGATGTTTCAGGCGTTGTCTGATTTGCCTTACCCTGTCGTTGCCGCTATTCATGGGCCTTGTTTAGGCGGTGGGTTAGAGCTGGCACTGGCGTGCGATTACCGTGTGTGTACCGATTCAGATAAAACCCGACTTGGTTTACCTGAAGTGCAACTAGGCTTGCTGCCAGGTTCTGGCGGTACGCAGCGGTTACCAAGATTGATTGGTCTACTGCCTTCGCTTGATATGATTCTAACGGGCAAACAGCTTCGTGCTAAAAAAGCGAAAAAGCTGGGTGTTGTGGATGCTTGTGTCCCGCAAAGTATTTTATTTGATGTGGCTTTGTCCATGCTTGATAAAGCATCCAAAAATAAACATAAAAAGAAAAAATCGTCGACCAAAGAAAAGTTGATGTCTAATACTGGGCTTGGTCGTAAAGTGATTTTTGAACAAGCGGCAAAGAAAACTGCGCAGAAAACACGGGGCAATTACCCAGCAGTCGACAGCATTTTGGAAGTCATCCGTTATGGTTTAGAAAAGGGCATCAAAAAAGGGTTAGAGCAAGAAGCGAAACGCTTTGGTGAGTTGGTCATGACCGAGGAGTCTAAAGCGCTTCGTTCGATTTTCTTTGCGACAACCGAAATGAAAAAAGAGCACGGCAGCAGTGCTGAGCCAGCGAATATCGATCAAGTAGCGGTATTGGGCGGCGGTCTTATGGGGGCAGGGATCAGTCACGTTACCGTCACCAAAGCCAAATTACCTGTGCGTATCAAAGATGTGTCCAATGATGGCGTGTTAAACGCGCTGAGATACAACAATAAGCTGTTTGATAAGCAACGAAAGCGCCGAATCATTTCTAAAGCTCAACAGCAATCTAAAATGATGCAGATTTCAGGCGGTATCGATTTCGCACGCTTTAATACGATGGATGTTGTGATTGAAGCGGTTTTTGAAGATCTTGATTTGAAACAGCAAATGGTGGCGGATGTAGAAAGCAACGTGAAAGAGAGCACTATTTTTGCGACCAACACGTCTTCTTTACCGATCGCTAAAATTGCAGAGAAAGCGCTTCGCCCACAAAATGTGATTGGCTTACACTACTTTAGCCCGGTTGAAAAAATGCCGTTGGTGGAAGTGATTCCACATCAATCGACCAGCGACGAAACGATCTCTACGGTCGTCGCGTTAGCGAAAAAACAGGGCAAAACACCGATTGTCGTTAAAGACTGTGCGGGTTTTTATGTGAATCGAATTCTTGCTCCGTACATGAATGAAGCCGCCGAGGTGCTGCTATCAGGAGAGCCGATTGAGCATTTAGATCAAGCGCTGCTTAATTTCGGTTTCCCAGTGGGTCCGATTACCTTGTTGGATGAAGTGGGTATTGATATTGGCGCGAAAATTATGCCCATTTTAGTCTCAGAGCTTGGTGAACGTTTCCAGGGCCCGGATGTCTTTGACACGCTACTGAATGATGGCCGAAAAGGAAGAAAGAGTAATAAAGGCTTTTATTCCTATAAAGGTAAGAAGAAGGAGGTCGATAAGTCGGTTTACAAACTGCTTAAATTGAATCCTGACATTCGTTCGAGCGAGAAAGATATTGCTATCCGGTGTACCTTACTGATGCTCAATGAAGCGGTTCGCTGTTTAGATGAAGGTATCATTCGTAGCGCACGCGATGGCGATATTGGGGCGATTTTCGGCATCGGCTTCCCACCATTCCTTGGCGGCCCGTTCCGCTACATTGATAAACTGGGCGTGAAGACGGTTGTGGAAATGCTTAACCAACATGCGGAAAGATACGGGAATCGTTTTGCGCCATGTGATGGGTTATTGACCCGAGCAGGAATTGGTGAATCTTTCTACTCGGACGCCAAAAAATCACAAGACGAACCACAAGGCGATAACGCCGAGTAG